In Rhodanobacter humi, the following are encoded in one genomic region:
- a CDS encoding efflux RND transporter periplasmic adaptor subunit: MDIANPIYGIRKRRRLRLMAGGAALAVAALAVLVWRLGPALPAADRSSLWIDAVQQGDMLREVRATGTLVPREIRWLAAATPATVEKILVWPGTTVQPDTVLMRLSDPATEDALRNAQAQVAAAQAQVAAKRAELESQLLDQRSAQAQAQSDYASAKVKADADAIAAKEHLIPRVQFEQGQIALAQLKERMGIERQRVAAFAASMKAQVDAAQAALVQQQSNLQLRQRQADALQVKAGIAGVLQEVAVQEGAQVAAGANLARVARPDVLIARLQVPEVQAKDVAMGMPVSVDTHNGLVDGKVERIDPAVRNGSVQVDVNLTGKLPEGARPDLSVDGRILIAQLHDVLSVGRPALAKADGDLSLFRLDASGDTATRVPVRIGAASVDRVEILRGLKAGDRVILSDTSQWDKYDRIKLR; encoded by the coding sequence ATGGATATCGCGAACCCGATCTATGGCATCCGCAAGCGCCGCCGCCTGCGCCTGATGGCGGGCGGCGCGGCGCTGGCCGTGGCCGCGCTGGCGGTGCTGGTGTGGCGGCTGGGCCCGGCCTTGCCCGCGGCGGATCGCTCCAGTCTGTGGATCGACGCCGTGCAGCAGGGCGACATGCTGCGCGAGGTGCGCGCCACCGGCACCCTGGTGCCGCGCGAGATCCGCTGGCTGGCCGCCGCCACGCCCGCCACCGTGGAAAAGATCCTGGTGTGGCCGGGCACGACCGTGCAGCCCGATACCGTGCTGATGCGCCTGTCCGATCCGGCAACCGAGGACGCGCTGCGCAACGCGCAGGCGCAAGTGGCTGCGGCGCAGGCGCAGGTGGCCGCCAAACGCGCCGAGCTGGAATCGCAACTGCTCGACCAGCGTTCCGCGCAGGCGCAGGCGCAGTCCGACTACGCCTCGGCCAAGGTCAAGGCCGATGCCGACGCCATCGCCGCGAAGGAACACCTGATTCCGCGCGTGCAGTTCGAACAGGGCCAGATCGCTCTGGCTCAGTTGAAGGAACGCATGGGAATCGAACGGCAGCGCGTGGCCGCGTTCGCCGCCAGCATGAAGGCGCAAGTCGACGCGGCGCAGGCCGCACTTGTGCAGCAGCAGAGCAACCTGCAACTGCGCCAGCGCCAGGCCGATGCGCTGCAGGTGAAGGCCGGCATCGCCGGCGTGCTGCAGGAAGTGGCGGTGCAGGAAGGCGCCCAGGTCGCCGCCGGCGCCAACCTCGCGCGCGTGGCCAGGCCCGACGTGCTGATCGCGCGCCTGCAGGTGCCCGAGGTGCAGGCCAAGGACGTGGCCATGGGCATGCCGGTGAGCGTGGACACCCACAACGGCCTCGTCGACGGCAAGGTGGAGCGCATCGACCCGGCCGTGCGCAACGGCAGCGTGCAGGTGGACGTGAACCTCACCGGCAAGCTGCCGGAGGGTGCGCGGCCCGACCTCTCCGTGGATGGCCGCATCCTGATCGCCCAGCTGCATGACGTGCTCTCGGTGGGCCGCCCCGCGCTGGCCAAGGCCGATGGCGACCTCAGCCTATTCCGCCTCGACGCTTCCGGAGATACCGCGACCCGCGTGCCGGTGCGCAT
- the ppc gene encoding phosphoenolpyruvate carboxylase — MNASRSPEPALPDAPLRDDVRRLGALVGRMLAEQVAPAFLDEVERVRVAAIARRQEDAPLDGLADPLAGLDTAHAEALARAFATYFNAVNIAERVHRIRRRRDYQRAGGAPQPESLRDVLERLKAQGVTADELLEWLLRLQVEPVFTAHPTEAVRASLLEKEQAIVRALVDGFDAGRTPQERGEDEERIHMALTAGWQTAEASPVRPSVQDERDHVGFYLADPIYRIVPALYESLAEALQAVYGVAVPLPRLLSFATWVGGDMDGNPNVGADTIAASLASQRTQVLERYIADIAALARLLSQTEGRVQVDPRLRRRLEDYRARFPQAAARIRPRHADMPYRSLLTLIGARLEATHEDEHPEAYTSADELRADLELIAASLVDHRGLHAGAYAVQRLIWRVRSFGFHLARLDARQDSRVHDDALAALFGDADWANHSVDERVVALHACLRGERDFVASEDSVAASLRAVFAALRDARQRYGAAATGLYIISMARSAADVLAVLALARHGGLVEGDGVVPLDVAPLFETIDDLKNAPATLRALLADPLYRAHLAARGDRQWVMLGYSDSGKDGGTLASRWGLQRAQVELLEVAGEHGIALAFFHGRGGSASRGGARITPALLSSPRGSVAGVLRVTEQGEVIHRKYGIRALALRNLEQTVGAVLRASLRPRDEDARETQWRERMHALSARSRQAYRALVEREGFVEYFRSATPIDVIERMALGSRPSRRRSMRGVEDLRAIPWVFAWTQCRSIITGWYGLGSALEWGAAEYGEQAMAEMARDWPFFANALDDVEMLLAKCDLAIAEAFSKLAGPLHEDFFGLIRAEFERSRAWVLRLKGADELLQGDPRLAASIRLRNPYIDPMSLLQVDLLKRWRADDRQDDALLQALVACVNGVAQGLQNTG, encoded by the coding sequence ATGAACGCTTCCCGCAGTCCCGAGCCCGCCTTGCCCGATGCGCCGCTGCGCGACGACGTGCGCCGTCTGGGCGCCCTGGTCGGTCGCATGCTGGCCGAGCAGGTGGCGCCGGCCTTTCTCGACGAGGTGGAGCGCGTGCGCGTCGCCGCCATCGCTCGCCGGCAGGAGGACGCCCCGCTGGACGGTCTGGCCGATCCGCTGGCAGGGCTCGACACGGCGCATGCGGAAGCGCTGGCGCGCGCCTTCGCCACCTACTTCAACGCGGTGAACATCGCCGAGCGCGTGCATCGCATCCGCCGCCGCCGCGACTACCAGCGCGCGGGCGGCGCACCGCAGCCGGAATCGCTGCGCGACGTGCTGGAACGCCTGAAGGCGCAGGGCGTGACCGCGGACGAACTGCTGGAATGGCTGCTGCGGCTGCAGGTGGAGCCGGTGTTCACCGCGCATCCCACCGAGGCGGTGCGCGCCTCGCTGCTGGAGAAGGAGCAGGCGATCGTGCGCGCGCTGGTCGACGGTTTCGACGCCGGCCGCACGCCGCAGGAGCGTGGCGAGGACGAGGAGCGCATCCACATGGCGCTCACCGCCGGCTGGCAGACCGCCGAGGCCTCGCCGGTGCGGCCCAGCGTGCAGGACGAACGCGACCACGTGGGTTTCTACCTCGCCGATCCGATCTACCGCATCGTGCCCGCACTGTACGAGTCGCTGGCCGAGGCGTTGCAGGCGGTGTACGGCGTGGCGGTGCCGTTGCCGCGCCTGCTCTCCTTCGCCACCTGGGTGGGCGGCGACATGGATGGCAACCCCAACGTGGGCGCCGACACCATCGCCGCCAGCCTCGCCAGCCAGCGCACGCAGGTGCTGGAGCGCTACATCGCCGACATCGCCGCGCTGGCGCGCCTGCTCAGCCAGACCGAGGGTCGCGTGCAGGTCGATCCGCGCCTCCGTCGGCGGCTGGAGGATTACCGTGCTCGCTTCCCGCAGGCCGCGGCGCGCATCCGTCCGCGTCACGCCGACATGCCTTACCGCAGCCTGCTTACCCTGATCGGCGCGCGGCTGGAAGCCACCCACGAAGACGAACATCCGGAGGCCTACACCTCCGCCGACGAACTGCGTGCCGACCTCGAACTGATCGCCGCCAGCCTGGTCGACCACCGCGGCCTGCACGCGGGTGCCTACGCGGTGCAGCGACTGATCTGGCGCGTGCGCAGCTTCGGCTTCCATCTCGCGCGGCTCGACGCGCGGCAGGATTCGCGCGTGCACGACGACGCGCTGGCCGCGTTGTTCGGCGACGCCGACTGGGCCAACCACAGCGTGGACGAGCGCGTGGTCGCGTTGCATGCCTGCCTGCGCGGCGAGCGCGACTTCGTCGCCAGCGAGGACAGCGTGGCCGCCTCGCTGCGCGCGGTGTTCGCCGCCCTGCGCGACGCGCGCCAGCGCTACGGCGCGGCGGCGACCGGCCTCTACATCATCAGCATGGCGCGCTCCGCCGCCGACGTGCTGGCGGTGCTGGCGCTGGCGAGGCATGGGGGGCTGGTCGAAGGTGACGGTGTTGTCCCCCTGGACGTCGCGCCCCTCTTCGAAACCATCGACGACCTCAAGAATGCCCCTGCCACGCTGCGCGCCCTGCTGGCCGACCCGCTCTATCGCGCCCACCTCGCCGCGCGCGGCGATCGCCAGTGGGTGATGCTGGGTTATTCCGACAGCGGCAAGGACGGCGGCACGCTGGCCTCGCGCTGGGGCCTGCAGCGCGCCCAGGTGGAACTGCTGGAGGTGGCGGGCGAGCATGGCATCGCGCTGGCGTTCTTCCACGGCCGCGGCGGCTCGGCCAGTCGCGGCGGCGCGCGCATCACGCCCGCGCTGCTGTCCTCGCCGCGCGGTTCGGTGGCGGGCGTGCTGCGCGTCACCGAGCAGGGCGAGGTGATCCACCGCAAGTACGGCATCCGCGCGCTGGCGCTGCGCAACCTGGAGCAGACCGTGGGCGCGGTGCTGCGCGCCAGCCTGCGCCCTCGCGACGAGGACGCGCGCGAAACGCAGTGGCGTGAGCGCATGCACGCGCTGTCCGCGCGCAGCCGGCAGGCCTACCGCGCGCTGGTCGAGCGCGAAGGCTTCGTCGAGTATTTCCGCAGCGCCACACCGATCGACGTGATCGAACGCATGGCGCTGGGTTCGCGTCCCTCGCGCCGGCGCAGCATGCGCGGCGTGGAAGACTTGCGCGCGATTCCCTGGGTGTTCGCGTGGACGCAATGCCGTTCCATCATCACCGGCTGGTACGGCCTGGGCAGCGCGCTGGAATGGGGCGCAGCCGAATACGGTGAGCAGGCCATGGCCGAGATGGCGCGCGACTGGCCGTTCTTCGCCAACGCGCTGGACGACGTGGAGATGCTTCTCGCCAAGTGCGACCTCGCCATCGCCGAGGCGTTCTCGAAACTCGCCGGCCCTTTGCACGAAGACTTTTTCGGCCTGATCCGCGCCGAGTTCGAGCGCAGCCGTGCCTGGGTGCTCAGGCTCAAGGGTGCGGACGAACTGCTGCAGGGCGATCCCCGCCTCGCCGCCTCGATCCGCCTGCGCAATCCCTACATCGACCCGATGAGCCTGCTGCAGGTGGACCTGCTCAAGCGCTGGCGCGCGGATGATCGCCAGGACGACGCCTTGCTGCAGGCACTGGTGGCCTGCGTCAACGGCGTGGCGCAGGGGTTGCAGAACACCGGCTGA
- a CDS encoding DUF4124 domain-containing protein, translated as MRVLALLLLLPLCTLALPARAQNTIHRCVDAHGNPVFTDQPCTSQQATPVQAPPPASAASVATPGLPAPLQRCAGTAAELRQRVIDAFAARDPNQLAGLMLWHGYGHVSAVDDIRALSRLVRQPLLEIHFGDDPGDDPASAGSDLSPVASSAAPPADELQLRTGGDDGERSARFAITRQAGCLWLRYGG; from the coding sequence ATGCGCGTGCTTGCCCTGCTCCTGCTGCTTCCGCTCTGCACCCTCGCCCTGCCGGCGCGGGCGCAGAACACTATCCATCGCTGCGTGGACGCGCACGGCAACCCGGTGTTCACCGACCAGCCCTGCACCTCCCAGCAGGCCACGCCGGTGCAGGCGCCGCCACCTGCGTCCGCCGCGAGCGTCGCCACGCCCGGCCTGCCGGCGCCCCTGCAGCGCTGCGCCGGCACCGCAGCGGAGCTGCGCCAGCGCGTGATCGACGCCTTCGCCGCGCGCGACCCGAACCAGCTGGCCGGGCTGATGCTGTGGCATGGCTACGGCCACGTGTCGGCGGTCGACGACATCCGTGCGCTGAGCCGGCTGGTGCGGCAGCCCTTGCTGGAGATCCACTTCGGCGACGACCCGGGTGACGATCCCGCGTCCGCCGGCAGCGACCTGTCGCCGGTCGCGTCGTCCGCGGCGCCCCCCGCCGACGAACTGCAGCTGCGCACCGGTGGCGACGACGGCGAACGCAGCGCGCGTTTCGCGATCACCCGCCAGGCCGGCTGCCTGTGGCTGCGCTACGGCGGCTGA
- a CDS encoding class I SAM-dependent rRNA methyltransferase, whose protein sequence is MNEPTSALPVIRLKSDRAPGHPWVWSAQVHKPEARLPPGSVVDVVDAKGRYAGRGFWNGHARIALRLLTVDPAETIDAGWIAARIRRAVQLRRELLQLDKDTDAWRVVHSEGDGLSGLIVDRYADILVVEYFAAGMWKFREAIHAALLAEFPGARLYWFAESHVQKQESFDCRAAEVPAAVEVHEHGLRFHAAPGSGHKTGFFADQRDNRRRFAELARGRRVLDLCCNAGGFAVHAMAGGAREAVGVDMDAGILDIARANAAANGVAVDFQQADIFDWLRAAVARGEKYDAVILDPAKLTRDRSKVFDALKKYFAMNRLALDVIPSGGLLLTCSCTGLVSEADFLEMLRRVALNAGREIQILEVRGAGADHPVRADVPESRYLKAVFCRVE, encoded by the coding sequence ATGAACGAGCCGACTTCCGCCCTCCCTGTCATCCGCCTGAAATCCGACCGCGCACCCGGCCACCCGTGGGTGTGGTCGGCGCAGGTGCACAAGCCCGAGGCACGCCTCCCGCCGGGCAGCGTGGTGGACGTGGTGGATGCCAAGGGCCGCTACGCCGGCCGCGGTTTCTGGAACGGCCATGCGCGCATCGCGCTGCGCCTGCTCACCGTCGATCCCGCCGAGACCATCGACGCCGGCTGGATCGCCGCGCGCATCCGCCGCGCCGTGCAGCTGCGACGCGAACTGCTGCAGCTCGACAAGGACACCGACGCCTGGCGCGTGGTGCACAGCGAAGGCGATGGGCTCAGCGGCCTGATCGTGGATCGCTACGCCGACATCCTCGTGGTCGAATACTTCGCCGCCGGCATGTGGAAGTTCCGCGAGGCAATCCACGCCGCGCTGCTCGCCGAATTCCCCGGCGCGCGGCTGTACTGGTTCGCCGAATCGCACGTGCAGAAGCAGGAATCCTTCGACTGCCGCGCCGCCGAGGTGCCGGCCGCGGTGGAAGTGCACGAGCACGGCCTGCGCTTCCACGCCGCACCCGGCTCGGGCCACAAGACCGGCTTCTTCGCCGACCAGCGCGACAACCGCCGCCGCTTCGCGGAACTGGCACGCGGCCGCCGCGTGCTCGACCTGTGCTGCAACGCCGGCGGCTTCGCGGTGCACGCGATGGCCGGCGGCGCGCGCGAAGCGGTCGGCGTGGACATGGATGCCGGCATTCTCGACATCGCCCGCGCCAATGCAGCCGCAAACGGCGTGGCGGTGGATTTCCAGCAGGCCGACATCTTCGACTGGCTGCGCGCCGCGGTGGCGCGCGGCGAAAAATACGACGCGGTGATCCTCGATCCCGCCAAGCTCACCCGCGACCGCAGCAAGGTGTTCGACGCGCTGAAGAAATACTTCGCGATGAACCGCCTCGCGCTCGATGTGATCCCGTCCGGCGGCCTGCTGCTCACCTGCTCCTGCACCGGCCTCGTCAGCGAAGCGGACTTCCTGGAGATGCTCCGCCGCGTGGCGCTGAACGCCGGCCGCGAGATCCAGATCCTCGAAGTGCGCGGCGCCGGCGCCGACCACCCCGTGCGCGCCGACGTGCCGGAAAGCCGCTACCTCAAGGCGGTGTTCTGCCGGGTGGAGTGA
- a CDS encoding branched-chain amino acid transaminase, with translation MAQQYPEWIWQNGAIKPWAEATTHVMSHALHYGSSVFEGIRSYATPDGAAIFRLTDHLNRLFHSAKIYDMALPCTRDELAAACREVIRKNGLSAAYLRPVAWRGLGGFGLSAETPIDVAVAAWPMGPYLGPEALENGITACVSSWQRFAPNTIPAGAKAGGNYLSGQLIAREARRLGFGEGIALASTGLLSEGAGENIFLVFDGVLHTTPASASILTGITRHSLITLAREDGIEVIERDLPREYLYLADEVFMCGTAAEVTPIRAVDGKQIGAGKAGRVTRRIQELFFGLFNGKTNDQWGWLEPV, from the coding sequence ATGGCGCAGCAGTACCCCGAATGGATCTGGCAGAACGGCGCGATCAAGCCGTGGGCCGAGGCCACCACCCACGTGATGTCGCATGCGTTGCACTACGGCTCTTCGGTATTCGAAGGCATCCGCAGCTACGCCACGCCGGACGGCGCGGCGATCTTTCGCCTCACCGACCACCTCAACCGCCTGTTCCACTCGGCGAAGATCTACGACATGGCACTGCCATGCACGCGCGACGAACTCGCTGCGGCCTGCCGCGAGGTCATCCGCAAGAACGGTCTCTCCGCTGCCTACCTGCGCCCCGTCGCGTGGCGCGGCCTGGGCGGCTTCGGTCTCTCCGCCGAAACGCCGATCGACGTGGCCGTGGCCGCGTGGCCGATGGGCCCCTACCTCGGACCGGAGGCGCTGGAAAACGGCATCACCGCCTGCGTGTCGAGCTGGCAGCGCTTCGCGCCGAACACCATCCCGGCCGGCGCCAAGGCCGGCGGCAACTACCTGTCCGGCCAGCTGATCGCGCGCGAGGCGCGCCGCCTCGGCTTCGGCGAGGGCATCGCGCTGGCCTCCACCGGCCTGCTCAGCGAAGGCGCGGGCGAGAACATCTTCCTGGTGTTCGACGGCGTACTGCACACCACGCCGGCCAGCGCGTCCATCCTCACCGGCATCACCCGCCACTCGCTGATCACGCTGGCGCGCGAGGACGGCATCGAGGTGATCGAGCGCGACCTGCCGCGCGAATACCTCTACCTCGCCGACGAGGTGTTCATGTGCGGCACCGCCGCCGAAGTCACCCCGATCCGCGCGGTCGACGGCAAGCAGATCGGCGCCGGCAAGGCCGGCCGCGTCACCCGCCGCATCCAGGAACTGTTCTTCGGCCTGTTCAACGGCAAGACCAACGACCAGTGGGGCTGGCTGGAACCGGTGTGA
- a CDS encoding DUF3228 family protein produces MSIVLTPFARARLFPRETRGNTIQDCAPEQFQRHLNDETPFKVLEGYAPFCQLHVHRNWTSTRCLTVPITDANRHQLRSAYEARTKAELPVLVRWFEGVESPVANWLVVILYSREQLAKEGEPIDADWGIVGCLYTLEPEEIPMAPITMLRNALGVEEGGSGVPLDREAYRRSVAFWEANANWRP; encoded by the coding sequence ATGTCCATCGTCCTCACTCCCTTCGCCCGTGCCCGCCTGTTCCCGCGCGAGACACGGGGGAACACGATCCAGGACTGCGCCCCGGAACAGTTCCAACGCCACCTCAACGACGAAACACCGTTCAAGGTGCTCGAAGGCTACGCGCCGTTCTGCCAGCTGCATGTACACCGCAACTGGACCTCCACGCGCTGCCTCACCGTGCCGATCACCGACGCCAACCGGCATCAGCTGCGCAGCGCCTACGAGGCGCGCACCAAGGCGGAACTGCCGGTGCTAGTGCGCTGGTTCGAGGGCGTGGAATCGCCGGTGGCGAACTGGCTCGTCGTCATCCTCTACAGCCGCGAGCAACTGGCGAAGGAAGGCGAACCCATCGATGCGGACTGGGGCATCGTGGGCTGCCTCTACACCCTGGAGCCGGAGGAAATCCCGATGGCGCCGATCACCATGCTGCGCAATGCGCTGGGTGTGGAGGAGGGCGGCTCCGGCGTGCCGCTGGATCGCGAGGCGTATCGGCGTTCGGTGGCGTTCTGGGAGGCCAACGCGAACTGGCGGCCATAG
- the metF gene encoding methylenetetrahydrofolate reductase [NAD(P)H]: protein MPAISLEFFPPKTDEQRAQLDQAAQALKAWQPEYASVTFGAGGSTLSYTGDTVAHLHTVHGLAVAPHLSCMGGTRAEIRALLDGYQAAGYRRLVALRGDLPSGMASAGDFRYAAELVRFIREHSGDHFHIEVAAYPEVHPQADDAHSDLRHFKAKVDAGANGAITQYFFNPDAYFRFVEDAHRLGVRVPIVPGIMPIANYSQLQRFSDLCGAEIPRWIAKRMQAHGDDAAAVRALGAEVVAQLCRRLLDGGAPGLHFYTLNRAKATRAVLEQLD from the coding sequence ATGCCCGCCATCAGCCTCGAATTCTTCCCGCCCAAGACCGACGAGCAGCGCGCCCAACTGGACCAGGCCGCGCAGGCGCTGAAGGCCTGGCAGCCCGAGTACGCGTCGGTGACCTTCGGTGCCGGCGGCTCCACGCTGAGCTACACCGGCGACACCGTGGCGCACCTGCACACCGTGCACGGCCTCGCCGTGGCGCCGCACCTGTCCTGCATGGGCGGCACGCGCGCCGAGATCCGCGCCCTGCTCGACGGCTACCAGGCCGCGGGCTACCGCCGCCTGGTGGCGCTGCGCGGCGACCTGCCCTCCGGCATGGCCAGCGCGGGCGATTTCCGCTACGCCGCCGAGCTGGTGCGCTTCATCCGCGAGCACTCGGGCGACCACTTCCACATCGAGGTGGCGGCGTATCCGGAAGTCCATCCACAGGCCGACGACGCCCACTCCGACCTGCGCCACTTCAAGGCCAAGGTGGATGCCGGCGCGAACGGCGCGATCACCCAGTACTTCTTCAACCCGGACGCGTATTTCCGCTTCGTGGAGGATGCGCACCGGCTCGGCGTGCGGGTGCCGATCGTGCCGGGCATCATGCCGATCGCGAACTACAGCCAGTTGCAGCGTTTCTCCGACCTGTGCGGCGCCGAGATCCCGCGCTGGATCGCGAAGCGCATGCAGGCGCATGGCGACGATGCCGCCGCAGTGCGCGCGCTGGGCGCCGAAGTGGTGGCGCAATTGTGCCGACGGCTGCTGGACGGCGGTGCGCCGGGCCTGCACTTCTACACGCTGAACCGCGCCAAGGCCACGCGGGCCGTGCTGGAACAACTGGATTAA
- a CDS encoding restriction endonuclease yields the protein MARTRANLFTDMAALPWPFGIVAGIVGFIAIRYGIAWWVGSSGGPLGQAFAQHGAVFAPLAWIVLALCWIAALASWWGRRGRQQLLDTRTGLDSLATVGWRQFELLVGEAFRRRGYVVEENGLGGADGGIDLILRRDGRRTLVQCKQWRRSRVPVSVVREMYGLLAHHGADAVLVVALGAFTTDAQRFADGKPIELIGGEALLRMIREVQAAPAQAKATAGSAKPMPVPALVPVPVEPAAPPACPRCGKAMVERSNKRTGEMFWGCAAYPACRGTR from the coding sequence ATGGCACGCACACGGGCGAATCTGTTCACCGACATGGCGGCCCTGCCGTGGCCATTCGGGATCGTGGCTGGCATCGTCGGGTTCATCGCCATCCGCTACGGCATCGCGTGGTGGGTGGGGAGCAGCGGTGGTCCGCTCGGTCAGGCATTCGCGCAGCATGGCGCGGTCTTCGCGCCGCTGGCCTGGATCGTGCTCGCCCTGTGCTGGATTGCGGCCCTGGCTTCGTGGTGGGGCCGGCGTGGACGCCAGCAACTGCTCGACACGCGCACCGGGCTGGACAGCCTGGCCACGGTGGGCTGGCGGCAGTTCGAGTTGCTGGTGGGCGAGGCGTTTCGCCGCCGTGGTTACGTGGTGGAGGAGAACGGGCTGGGCGGTGCCGATGGCGGCATCGACCTGATCCTGCGTCGCGATGGTCGGCGCACGCTGGTGCAATGCAAGCAGTGGCGTCGCTCCCGGGTGCCGGTGTCGGTGGTGCGCGAGATGTACGGCCTGCTTGCCCATCACGGCGCCGATGCCGTGCTGGTCGTGGCCTTGGGTGCTTTCACGACGGATGCGCAGCGGTTCGCCGATGGCAAGCCCATCGAGCTGATCGGTGGCGAGGCCTTGCTGCGGATGATTCGCGAAGTGCAGGCCGCGCCTGCGCAAGCCAAGGCGACCGCGGGGTCGGCGAAGCCGATGCCTGTGCCTGCGCTCGTGCCCGTGCCTGTCGAGCCCGCTGCACCGCCGGCGTGCCCGCGTTGCGGCAAGGCGATGGTCGAGCGCAGCAACAAGCGCACGGGCGAAATGTTCTGGGGATGTGCTGCGTATCCGGCCTGTCGCGGCACGCGATAG
- the ahcY gene encoding adenosylhomocysteinase, whose amino-acid sequence MNAALKENSHDYKIRDIGLADFGRKELDIAEHEMPGLMSIRRKYAASTPLKGVRVTGSLHMTIQTAVLIETLKDIGADVRWASCNIFSTQDHAAAAIAATGTPVFAWKGETLEEYWDCTLDALSFPDGKGGFLGPQLVVDDGGDVTLLIHKGYELENGSKWVDEKASSHEEQVIKNLLKRVHAERPGYWHTVVKDWKGVSEETTTGVHRLYQLAEAKSLLIPAINVNDSVTKSKFDNLYGCRESLADGLKRAMDVMLAGKVAVVCGYGDVGKGCAHSLRAYGARVVVTEIDPINALQAAMEGFEVNTVESTLGRGDIYVTTTGNKDVLTLAHMQGMKDQAIVCNIGHFDNEIQVDALNASGATRLNIKPQVDKYTFKNGNAIFLLAEGRLVNLGCATGHPSFVMSNSFSNQTLAQIDLWANKDKYEAKVYILPKKLDEEVARLHLEKIGVKLTTLTKEQAGYLGVPVEGPYKPDHYRY is encoded by the coding sequence ATGAACGCCGCACTGAAAGAAAACAGCCACGACTACAAGATCCGCGACATCGGCCTCGCCGATTTCGGCCGCAAGGAGCTGGACATCGCCGAGCACGAGATGCCGGGTCTGATGTCGATCCGCCGCAAGTACGCCGCCTCCACGCCGCTGAAGGGCGTGCGCGTCACCGGCTCGCTGCACATGACGATCCAGACCGCGGTGCTGATCGAGACGCTGAAGGATATCGGCGCCGACGTGCGCTGGGCCTCGTGCAACATCTTCTCGACCCAGGACCACGCCGCCGCCGCGATCGCCGCCACCGGCACGCCGGTGTTCGCGTGGAAGGGCGAGACGCTGGAGGAATACTGGGACTGCACGCTGGACGCGCTGAGCTTCCCCGACGGCAAAGGCGGCTTCCTCGGCCCGCAGCTGGTGGTCGACGACGGCGGCGACGTGACCCTGCTGATCCACAAGGGCTACGAGCTGGAGAACGGTTCGAAGTGGGTCGACGAGAAGGCGTCCTCGCATGAGGAGCAGGTGATCAAGAACCTGCTGAAGCGCGTGCACGCCGAGCGTCCGGGCTACTGGCACACCGTGGTCAAGGACTGGAAGGGCGTCTCCGAGGAGACCACCACCGGCGTGCACCGCCTGTACCAGCTCGCCGAGGCGAAGTCGCTGCTGATCCCCGCGATCAACGTCAACGACTCGGTGACCAAGAGCAAGTTCGACAACCTGTACGGCTGCCGCGAGTCGCTGGCCGACGGCCTGAAGCGCGCGATGGACGTGATGCTGGCCGGCAAGGTCGCCGTGGTGTGCGGCTACGGCGACGTGGGCAAGGGCTGCGCGCACTCGCTGCGAGCATACGGCGCGCGCGTGGTGGTCACCGAGATCGACCCGATCAACGCGCTGCAGGCGGCGATGGAAGGCTTCGAGGTCAACACCGTCGAGAGCACGCTGGGCCGCGGTGACATCTACGTCACCACCACCGGCAACAAGGACGTGCTGACGCTGGCCCACATGCAGGGCATGAAGGACCAGGCCATCGTCTGCAACATCGGCCACTTCGACAACGAGATCCAGGTCGACGCGCTGAACGCCTCGGGCGCCACCCGCCTCAACATCAAGCCGCAGGTGGACAAGTACACGTTCAAGAACGGCAACGCGATCTTCCTGCTCGCCGAAGGCCGCCTGGTGAACCTGGGCTGCGCCACCGGCCACCCCAGCTTCGTGATGTCCAACTCGTTCTCCAACCAGACGCTGGCGCAGATCGACCTGTGGGCGAACAAGGACAAGTACGAAGCGAAGGTCTACATCCTGCCCAAGAAGCTGGACGAGGAAGTCGCCCGCCTGCACCTGGAGAAGATCGGCGTGAAGCTGACCACGCTGACCAAGGAACAGGCCGGCTACCTCGGCGTGCCGGTGGAAGGCCCGTACAAGCCGGATCATTACCGCTACTGA